A window from Vulpes lagopus strain Blue_001 chromosome 23, ASM1834538v1, whole genome shotgun sequence encodes these proteins:
- the TLR2 gene encoding toll-like receptor 2 isoform X3, whose protein sequence is MSRVLWTVWVLGAVTNLSKEEAPDQSSSLSCDPTGVCDGRSRSLNSMPSGLTAAVRSLDLSNNEITYIGNSDLRGCVNLKALRLESNRINTIEEDSFFSLWSLEHLDLSYNLLSNLSSSWFRPLSSLKFLNLLGNPYKSLGETPLFSQLTNLRILKVGNIYSFTEIQDKDFAGLTFLEELEIDASNLQRYEPKSLKSIQNISYLALRMKQPVLLVEIFVDLSSSLKHLELRDTHLDTFHFSEASINETHTLVKKWTFRNVKVTDRSFTEVVRLLNYVSGVLEVEFEDCTLYGLGDFDIPDVDKIKNIGQIETLTVRRLHIPDFYSFYDMSSIYSLTEDVKRITIESSKVFLVPCSLSQHLKSLEYLDLSDNLMVEEYLRNSACQHAWPLLQTLILRQNRLKSLEKTGETLLTLKNLVNLDISKNNYLSMPETCQWPEKLRCLNLSDTRMQSITRCIPRTLEILDVSNNNLESFSLILPQLKELSISRNKLKTLPDASFLPTLQIMRISRNTINAFSKEQLDSFHRLQTLEAGGNNFLCSCEFLSFIQEQQALARLLVGWPEDYLCDSPSYVRGQRVGTARLPASECHRTALVAAVCCVLLLLVLLTAGACHRFHGLWYLRMLWAWLQAKRKPRKAPSRDVCYDAFVSYSEHDSYWVENLLVQKLEHFNPPFKLCLHKRDFIPGKWIIDNIIDSIEKSHKTIFVLSENFVKSEWCKYELDFSHFRLFDENNDAAILILLEPIEKKAIPQRFCKLRKIMNTKTYLEWPTDDAQQEGFWLNLRTAIKS, encoded by the coding sequence ATGTCACGCGTTTTGTGGACAGTGTGGGTTTTGGGGGCTGTAACCAACCTCTCCAAGGAAGAGGCCCCTGACCAGTCTTCTTCTCTGTCCTGTGACCCCACTGGTGTCTGCGATGGCCGCTCCAGATCTTTGAACTCCATGCCCTCAGGGCTCACGGCAGCTGTGAGAAGCCTTGACCTCTCCAACAATGAGATCACCTACATTGGCAACAGTGACCTTCGGGGCTGTGTGAACCTCAAGGCTCTGAGGCTGGAGTCTAATAGAATTAACACAATAgaggaagattcttttttttccctgtggagTCTTGAACATTTGGACTTATCTTATAACCTCTTATCTAACTTATCATCCTCCTGGTTCAGGCCCCTTTCTTCCTTGAAGTTCTTAAACCTACTGGGAAATCCTTACAAATCACTTGGGGAAACACCTCTTTTTTCTCAGCTCACAAATCTAAGAATTCTGAAAGTAGGAAATATCTACAGCTTCACTGAGATTCAGGATAAGGATTTTGCTGGGCTAACCTTTCTTGAGGAACTGGAGATCGATGCTTCAAATCTCCAGAGGTATGAGCCAAAGAGTTTGAAATCGATTCAGAACATCAGCTATCTGGCCCTCCGTATGAAGCAGCCTGTTTTACTGGTGGAGATTTTTGTAGATCTTTCCAGTTCCTTGAAACATTTAGAACTGAGAGATACTCATTTGGACACTTTCCACTTTTCAGAGGCATCCATCAATGAAACACATACGTTGGTTAAAAAGTGGACATTTAGAAATGTGAAAGTCACCGATAGAAGTTTTACTGAGGTTGTGAGACTGTTGAATTATGTTTCTGGAGTGTTAGAAGTAGAGTTTGAGGACTGTACCCTTTATGGGCTCGGTGATTTTGACATACCTGATgtggacaaaattaaaaatataggtcAGATAGAGACACTAACAGTACGGAGGTTGCATATTCCAGACTTTTACTCATTTTACGATATGAGTAGTATATATTCACTTACAGAAGATGTTAAAAGAATCACAATAGAAAGCAGTAAGGTCTTTCTGGTTCCTTGCTCACTTTCACAACATTTAAAATCACTAGAATATTTGGATCTCAGCGACAATTTAATGGTTGAAGAATACTTGAGAAACTCAGCCTGTCAGCATGCTTGGCCCCTCCTGCAAACCTTAATTTTAAGGCAAAATCGTTTGAAATCCTTAGAGAAAACTGGAGAAACTTTGCTTACTTTGAAAAACCTGGTGAACCTTGATATTAGTAAGAATAATTATCTTTCTATGCCTGAAACTTGTCAGTGGCCAGAAAAGCTGAGATGTTTGAACTTATCCGACACAAGAATGCAAAGCATAACCCGTTGCATCCCCCGGACACTGGAAATTTTAGATGTTAGCAATAATAATCTCGAGTCATTTTCCCTGATTTTGCCACAACTTAAAGAACTTTCTATTTCCAGAAATAAGTTGAAGACTCTACCAGATGCCTCCTTCTTACCCACCTTACAAATTATGAGAATCAGCAGAAACACAATAAACGCTTTCTCGAAGGAGCAACTGGATTCCTTTCACAGGCTGCAGACCCTGGAGGCCGGTGGCAACAACTTCCTTTGCTCCTGTGAATTCCTGTCTTTCATCCAGGAGCAGCAGGCCCTGGCCAGGCTCCTGGTCGGCTGGCCAGAGGACTACCTGTGTGACTCCCCTTCCTACGTGCGGGGCCAGCGGGTCGGGACTGCCCGGCTCCCGGCTTCTGAGTGCCACCGGACAGCTCTGGTGGCCGCCGTGTGCTGTGTCCTGCTCCTGCTGGTCCTGCTCACGGCTGGGGCGTGCCACCGTTTCCACGGGCTGTGGTACCTGAGAATGCTGTGGGCCTGGCTCCAGGCCAAAAGGAAGCCCAGGAAAGCCCCCTCCAGGGACGTCTGTTATGACGCCTTTGTGTCTTACAGTGAGCATGATTCCTACTGGGTGGAGAACCTTCTGGTCCAGAAGCTGGAGCACTTCAACCCCCCGTTCAAGTTGTGCCTTCACAAGCGGGACTTTATTCCCGGCAAATGGATTATTGACAATATCATTGACTCCATCGAGAAGAGCCACAAAACCATCTTTGTGCTTTCTGAAAACTTCGTGAAGAGTGAGTGGTGCAAGTACGAGCTGGACTTCTCCCATTTTCGCCTCTTTGATGAGAACAACGATGCTGCCATCCTCATTCTTCTGGAGCCCATTGAGAAAAAGGCCATCCCCCAGCGATTCTGTAAGCTGCGGAAGATAATGAACACCAAGACGTACCTGGAGTGGCCCACGGATGATGCTCAGCAGGAAGGGTTTTGGTTAAATTTGAGAACAGCAATAAAATCCTAG
- the TLR2 gene encoding toll-like receptor 2 isoform X1, producing MRGARSGARPRGPRIAPWPRAARGSLILKRLDHWTMSRVLWTVWVLGAVTNLSKEEAPDQSSSLSCDPTGVCDGRSRSLNSMPSGLTAAVRSLDLSNNEITYIGNSDLRGCVNLKALRLESNRINTIEEDSFFSLWSLEHLDLSYNLLSNLSSSWFRPLSSLKFLNLLGNPYKSLGETPLFSQLTNLRILKVGNIYSFTEIQDKDFAGLTFLEELEIDASNLQRYEPKSLKSIQNISYLALRMKQPVLLVEIFVDLSSSLKHLELRDTHLDTFHFSEASINETHTLVKKWTFRNVKVTDRSFTEVVRLLNYVSGVLEVEFEDCTLYGLGDFDIPDVDKIKNIGQIETLTVRRLHIPDFYSFYDMSSIYSLTEDVKRITIESSKVFLVPCSLSQHLKSLEYLDLSDNLMVEEYLRNSACQHAWPLLQTLILRQNRLKSLEKTGETLLTLKNLVNLDISKNNYLSMPETCQWPEKLRCLNLSDTRMQSITRCIPRTLEILDVSNNNLESFSLILPQLKELSISRNKLKTLPDASFLPTLQIMRISRNTINAFSKEQLDSFHRLQTLEAGGNNFLCSCEFLSFIQEQQALARLLVGWPEDYLCDSPSYVRGQRVGTARLPASECHRTALVAAVCCVLLLLVLLTAGACHRFHGLWYLRMLWAWLQAKRKPRKAPSRDVCYDAFVSYSEHDSYWVENLLVQKLEHFNPPFKLCLHKRDFIPGKWIIDNIIDSIEKSHKTIFVLSENFVKSEWCKYELDFSHFRLFDENNDAAILILLEPIEKKAIPQRFCKLRKIMNTKTYLEWPTDDAQQEGFWLNLRTAIKS from the exons atgcggggagcccgaagcggggctcgaccccggggccccaggatcgcgccctggccccGGGCTGCCCGAGGCAGTTTGATTCTTAAAAG GTTGGATCACTGGACAATGTCACGCGTTTTGTGGACAGTGTGGGTTTTGGGGGCTGTAACCAACCTCTCCAAGGAAGAGGCCCCTGACCAGTCTTCTTCTCTGTCCTGTGACCCCACTGGTGTCTGCGATGGCCGCTCCAGATCTTTGAACTCCATGCCCTCAGGGCTCACGGCAGCTGTGAGAAGCCTTGACCTCTCCAACAATGAGATCACCTACATTGGCAACAGTGACCTTCGGGGCTGTGTGAACCTCAAGGCTCTGAGGCTGGAGTCTAATAGAATTAACACAATAgaggaagattcttttttttccctgtggagTCTTGAACATTTGGACTTATCTTATAACCTCTTATCTAACTTATCATCCTCCTGGTTCAGGCCCCTTTCTTCCTTGAAGTTCTTAAACCTACTGGGAAATCCTTACAAATCACTTGGGGAAACACCTCTTTTTTCTCAGCTCACAAATCTAAGAATTCTGAAAGTAGGAAATATCTACAGCTTCACTGAGATTCAGGATAAGGATTTTGCTGGGCTAACCTTTCTTGAGGAACTGGAGATCGATGCTTCAAATCTCCAGAGGTATGAGCCAAAGAGTTTGAAATCGATTCAGAACATCAGCTATCTGGCCCTCCGTATGAAGCAGCCTGTTTTACTGGTGGAGATTTTTGTAGATCTTTCCAGTTCCTTGAAACATTTAGAACTGAGAGATACTCATTTGGACACTTTCCACTTTTCAGAGGCATCCATCAATGAAACACATACGTTGGTTAAAAAGTGGACATTTAGAAATGTGAAAGTCACCGATAGAAGTTTTACTGAGGTTGTGAGACTGTTGAATTATGTTTCTGGAGTGTTAGAAGTAGAGTTTGAGGACTGTACCCTTTATGGGCTCGGTGATTTTGACATACCTGATgtggacaaaattaaaaatataggtcAGATAGAGACACTAACAGTACGGAGGTTGCATATTCCAGACTTTTACTCATTTTACGATATGAGTAGTATATATTCACTTACAGAAGATGTTAAAAGAATCACAATAGAAAGCAGTAAGGTCTTTCTGGTTCCTTGCTCACTTTCACAACATTTAAAATCACTAGAATATTTGGATCTCAGCGACAATTTAATGGTTGAAGAATACTTGAGAAACTCAGCCTGTCAGCATGCTTGGCCCCTCCTGCAAACCTTAATTTTAAGGCAAAATCGTTTGAAATCCTTAGAGAAAACTGGAGAAACTTTGCTTACTTTGAAAAACCTGGTGAACCTTGATATTAGTAAGAATAATTATCTTTCTATGCCTGAAACTTGTCAGTGGCCAGAAAAGCTGAGATGTTTGAACTTATCCGACACAAGAATGCAAAGCATAACCCGTTGCATCCCCCGGACACTGGAAATTTTAGATGTTAGCAATAATAATCTCGAGTCATTTTCCCTGATTTTGCCACAACTTAAAGAACTTTCTATTTCCAGAAATAAGTTGAAGACTCTACCAGATGCCTCCTTCTTACCCACCTTACAAATTATGAGAATCAGCAGAAACACAATAAACGCTTTCTCGAAGGAGCAACTGGATTCCTTTCACAGGCTGCAGACCCTGGAGGCCGGTGGCAACAACTTCCTTTGCTCCTGTGAATTCCTGTCTTTCATCCAGGAGCAGCAGGCCCTGGCCAGGCTCCTGGTCGGCTGGCCAGAGGACTACCTGTGTGACTCCCCTTCCTACGTGCGGGGCCAGCGGGTCGGGACTGCCCGGCTCCCGGCTTCTGAGTGCCACCGGACAGCTCTGGTGGCCGCCGTGTGCTGTGTCCTGCTCCTGCTGGTCCTGCTCACGGCTGGGGCGTGCCACCGTTTCCACGGGCTGTGGTACCTGAGAATGCTGTGGGCCTGGCTCCAGGCCAAAAGGAAGCCCAGGAAAGCCCCCTCCAGGGACGTCTGTTATGACGCCTTTGTGTCTTACAGTGAGCATGATTCCTACTGGGTGGAGAACCTTCTGGTCCAGAAGCTGGAGCACTTCAACCCCCCGTTCAAGTTGTGCCTTCACAAGCGGGACTTTATTCCCGGCAAATGGATTATTGACAATATCATTGACTCCATCGAGAAGAGCCACAAAACCATCTTTGTGCTTTCTGAAAACTTCGTGAAGAGTGAGTGGTGCAAGTACGAGCTGGACTTCTCCCATTTTCGCCTCTTTGATGAGAACAACGATGCTGCCATCCTCATTCTTCTGGAGCCCATTGAGAAAAAGGCCATCCCCCAGCGATTCTGTAAGCTGCGGAAGATAATGAACACCAAGACGTACCTGGAGTGGCCCACGGATGATGCTCAGCAGGAAGGGTTTTGGTTAAATTTGAGAACAGCAATAAAATCCTAG
- the TLR2 gene encoding toll-like receptor 2 isoform X2: MTWKDRDGADARLDHWTMSRVLWTVWVLGAVTNLSKEEAPDQSSSLSCDPTGVCDGRSRSLNSMPSGLTAAVRSLDLSNNEITYIGNSDLRGCVNLKALRLESNRINTIEEDSFFSLWSLEHLDLSYNLLSNLSSSWFRPLSSLKFLNLLGNPYKSLGETPLFSQLTNLRILKVGNIYSFTEIQDKDFAGLTFLEELEIDASNLQRYEPKSLKSIQNISYLALRMKQPVLLVEIFVDLSSSLKHLELRDTHLDTFHFSEASINETHTLVKKWTFRNVKVTDRSFTEVVRLLNYVSGVLEVEFEDCTLYGLGDFDIPDVDKIKNIGQIETLTVRRLHIPDFYSFYDMSSIYSLTEDVKRITIESSKVFLVPCSLSQHLKSLEYLDLSDNLMVEEYLRNSACQHAWPLLQTLILRQNRLKSLEKTGETLLTLKNLVNLDISKNNYLSMPETCQWPEKLRCLNLSDTRMQSITRCIPRTLEILDVSNNNLESFSLILPQLKELSISRNKLKTLPDASFLPTLQIMRISRNTINAFSKEQLDSFHRLQTLEAGGNNFLCSCEFLSFIQEQQALARLLVGWPEDYLCDSPSYVRGQRVGTARLPASECHRTALVAAVCCVLLLLVLLTAGACHRFHGLWYLRMLWAWLQAKRKPRKAPSRDVCYDAFVSYSEHDSYWVENLLVQKLEHFNPPFKLCLHKRDFIPGKWIIDNIIDSIEKSHKTIFVLSENFVKSEWCKYELDFSHFRLFDENNDAAILILLEPIEKKAIPQRFCKLRKIMNTKTYLEWPTDDAQQEGFWLNLRTAIKS; encoded by the exons ATGACGTGGAAAGACCGGGATGGAGCCGACGCAAG GTTGGATCACTGGACAATGTCACGCGTTTTGTGGACAGTGTGGGTTTTGGGGGCTGTAACCAACCTCTCCAAGGAAGAGGCCCCTGACCAGTCTTCTTCTCTGTCCTGTGACCCCACTGGTGTCTGCGATGGCCGCTCCAGATCTTTGAACTCCATGCCCTCAGGGCTCACGGCAGCTGTGAGAAGCCTTGACCTCTCCAACAATGAGATCACCTACATTGGCAACAGTGACCTTCGGGGCTGTGTGAACCTCAAGGCTCTGAGGCTGGAGTCTAATAGAATTAACACAATAgaggaagattcttttttttccctgtggagTCTTGAACATTTGGACTTATCTTATAACCTCTTATCTAACTTATCATCCTCCTGGTTCAGGCCCCTTTCTTCCTTGAAGTTCTTAAACCTACTGGGAAATCCTTACAAATCACTTGGGGAAACACCTCTTTTTTCTCAGCTCACAAATCTAAGAATTCTGAAAGTAGGAAATATCTACAGCTTCACTGAGATTCAGGATAAGGATTTTGCTGGGCTAACCTTTCTTGAGGAACTGGAGATCGATGCTTCAAATCTCCAGAGGTATGAGCCAAAGAGTTTGAAATCGATTCAGAACATCAGCTATCTGGCCCTCCGTATGAAGCAGCCTGTTTTACTGGTGGAGATTTTTGTAGATCTTTCCAGTTCCTTGAAACATTTAGAACTGAGAGATACTCATTTGGACACTTTCCACTTTTCAGAGGCATCCATCAATGAAACACATACGTTGGTTAAAAAGTGGACATTTAGAAATGTGAAAGTCACCGATAGAAGTTTTACTGAGGTTGTGAGACTGTTGAATTATGTTTCTGGAGTGTTAGAAGTAGAGTTTGAGGACTGTACCCTTTATGGGCTCGGTGATTTTGACATACCTGATgtggacaaaattaaaaatataggtcAGATAGAGACACTAACAGTACGGAGGTTGCATATTCCAGACTTTTACTCATTTTACGATATGAGTAGTATATATTCACTTACAGAAGATGTTAAAAGAATCACAATAGAAAGCAGTAAGGTCTTTCTGGTTCCTTGCTCACTTTCACAACATTTAAAATCACTAGAATATTTGGATCTCAGCGACAATTTAATGGTTGAAGAATACTTGAGAAACTCAGCCTGTCAGCATGCTTGGCCCCTCCTGCAAACCTTAATTTTAAGGCAAAATCGTTTGAAATCCTTAGAGAAAACTGGAGAAACTTTGCTTACTTTGAAAAACCTGGTGAACCTTGATATTAGTAAGAATAATTATCTTTCTATGCCTGAAACTTGTCAGTGGCCAGAAAAGCTGAGATGTTTGAACTTATCCGACACAAGAATGCAAAGCATAACCCGTTGCATCCCCCGGACACTGGAAATTTTAGATGTTAGCAATAATAATCTCGAGTCATTTTCCCTGATTTTGCCACAACTTAAAGAACTTTCTATTTCCAGAAATAAGTTGAAGACTCTACCAGATGCCTCCTTCTTACCCACCTTACAAATTATGAGAATCAGCAGAAACACAATAAACGCTTTCTCGAAGGAGCAACTGGATTCCTTTCACAGGCTGCAGACCCTGGAGGCCGGTGGCAACAACTTCCTTTGCTCCTGTGAATTCCTGTCTTTCATCCAGGAGCAGCAGGCCCTGGCCAGGCTCCTGGTCGGCTGGCCAGAGGACTACCTGTGTGACTCCCCTTCCTACGTGCGGGGCCAGCGGGTCGGGACTGCCCGGCTCCCGGCTTCTGAGTGCCACCGGACAGCTCTGGTGGCCGCCGTGTGCTGTGTCCTGCTCCTGCTGGTCCTGCTCACGGCTGGGGCGTGCCACCGTTTCCACGGGCTGTGGTACCTGAGAATGCTGTGGGCCTGGCTCCAGGCCAAAAGGAAGCCCAGGAAAGCCCCCTCCAGGGACGTCTGTTATGACGCCTTTGTGTCTTACAGTGAGCATGATTCCTACTGGGTGGAGAACCTTCTGGTCCAGAAGCTGGAGCACTTCAACCCCCCGTTCAAGTTGTGCCTTCACAAGCGGGACTTTATTCCCGGCAAATGGATTATTGACAATATCATTGACTCCATCGAGAAGAGCCACAAAACCATCTTTGTGCTTTCTGAAAACTTCGTGAAGAGTGAGTGGTGCAAGTACGAGCTGGACTTCTCCCATTTTCGCCTCTTTGATGAGAACAACGATGCTGCCATCCTCATTCTTCTGGAGCCCATTGAGAAAAAGGCCATCCCCCAGCGATTCTGTAAGCTGCGGAAGATAATGAACACCAAGACGTACCTGGAGTGGCCCACGGATGATGCTCAGCAGGAAGGGTTTTGGTTAAATTTGAGAACAGCAATAAAATCCTAG